The following is a genomic window from Capnocytophaga stomatis.
AAGGGACGGGAAGTCTGTGTATATTCGCTCGGAATATCATCAACGTATTGCGAGAATTGTTCAAGTTATTGGCGAGGATAAAATCAGTATTTACACTTATTTGGACAATGTTTTAAAAGCTCATTTTGAGCAATATAAACAAGAAATCACCGAAAGTTTTCAAGAAAAATACAAACCTATTTTTTAGTTATGGAAAAACTCATCATCATACTGTTGCTACTGATTATTTTTCTGTTATTATCGGAAAAATTTTCATTGAAAATCGAACGGAAAAAATATTCTAAACCCTTGCCCGAATCCCAAAAAACTCCTGAAAAGCCCAAGCAAAACACCTCTATAATGGGGAAAAGTAAATTTGTACCTCCAAAGCAGGAAAATCCATTAACAGAGGCTGAAAAACGGGCAATTTTAGCAGAGTTTGAGCAGAAAAATGAAAATTACTTACCTGATTTTGAAGATGAAGAAGAGGATTTACGAGCGATGCGAACTCCCGAGCAAGACAATGATTTTGCCACGGGCTTGTCTTTTGAGGATTTGGAAAAAGTAACTGATTTTCTAAGCCAAAATGCATCTTCTACCACTGAAAACAAAGAATTAGCCCAAAAAGTGGTTGGTACCAATCTATTGGAAGAAATTGAAAAAGCCCTACCTGAGGCTTCGCTAAAAGTAGCCCGACTTTTAGACGAAATTTTATCACAAACTCCCCAAAAAGAAAGTGATTTTGATATTGAGGAGTTTGTGTAGAGGGATTGTTATTTAAGAGAAATGGAAAAAGCTTTTTCTATATGTTGTTAAATCCTATCCGACTACTTGTGGTAGTATCAACTTCTATATCAAAGATAACTATCCATCCAAGCATTGTTTTCTCTAATAGAATAAGCGGTTGTAATATTTACCTCATAAAATTAGTTATAAAAAAAAATCTTTGTAACTTTGCTCACGATAATTATTGTTATATTTCCAATGAATCAAGTAGCTTTTTTTTCTAATTTAGGTTTTGATTTCAATATCGATTTGATATTGAAAACCATTGATTTTGGAGAAAATAATACTTTATCTCACAAACTGAAAGACTCTGTATTTTATTATAAAAATCCGAATAATACCAATACCTCTTTTTACCTTGTTACTTCTTCGTTGGAAACAACAGAACTCGAACAGTTTAGAAAATATGTTTGGAATAAAAATGATGCAGATATAATTTTCTACTATCCTAATGAAGCTGATGAAGTAAGAATGTTATATGCCAAATATTCTCCTAAAGTTTCAAATAACGATAGTGTTCTAGAGGTCTTTTCAACTACCGAAAAAGATTTAGATACGATTGAAAAAATTAGACACTGGCAGTTTGATAGTGGGGTATTTTGGTTGAACTATCATTCGTTTATTGACAAAGCCAAATATAAAGGGATTGATAAAGAATTGGTTGCTACTTTGAAGGGGTTAAAAGACCAATTAAGCAAACTATTAATTCTATCAATTTCTGATGACAATAAGAGAAATGAGGTTATTCAGGCATTAATTGATAGAACGCTTTACATTAAGTATTTAGAAGACAATCATATTATTAACTCATATTTTTTTAGTCATTATTTTAATGATGATAAACTTAATTACAAAAAATTATTAGAAAACAATTCTAATACGGACATCAACAAACTGTATAAAATCATTCACGAAATATTTAACAATGCATTATTTGACCAGCCAACCATAGATGATAAATATTTGACGAGTGAGGTACGTACACTGATAGCAAGTTCTTTTAATCACAACGTAAATACAGGTCAATTAAGGTTGTTTGATTTTAGGTTTGATGTTTTACCTGTTGAATTTATAAGTTACATCTACGAAGTCTTTTTGTCTGAAAAGCAGAAAAAAAACGGCATATACTATACTCCAAAGAAATTAGCACAGTTAATTGTAGATGATGTAATAAAAGAAGATAAAATAGGTTCGATTTTAGATCCATCAAGTGGTTCAGGAATGTTTCTTATTACAGGTTATCAAAGGCTTTTGGAAATTGCTCAAAAACAAGGATTAGAACCGGAAGATACTATAGAGAAGATAAAATACAGAACACAACTTTTATCTGAAAATATATTTGGTATTGAAAAAGAGTTAACAGCCCAGCGGTTTACTTTATTTTCTCTTTCACTTCAGATATTTAATAGAATTGACCCGAGAGAAATAAAAGAATTTATAGCAAATGAACTGAAAGAAAACAAAAAAATTAATTTATTTTCAGAGTATTCATTTTTTCAGAATATAAAACACGCCAATACACTTAATACATCTGATAAACCTTTTGAAGACAAGGTGTTTTCTTATATAGTTGGAAATCCGCCATTTTTTGAAATACCTAATACAGAGGAATTTAAAAATGAAATATCATTCCTAAATTCTCATCAGGTTGCTATTTCTGATGATACTAAAAAAGTTGCAAAGAATGTTGTAGGTAAGTCCCAAATATCTCAATGCTTTTTTTTGAAAATCAAGGACTGGAGCAACGAAAGTACAAGGTTTGGATTTGTTTCAAACAGTTCTAATTTTGATAATGATTATTCAGAAGTTTTTCAATTCTATTTTTATTCCCACTATGGAATTGAAAAGATTTACGAGTTGTCAAGGGTAAAAAAGATATTGTTTGAAAAGGCGAGAGAGAGCGTTGTGGCAATCATTTTCACAAATAATCTTGATGAAAATAACATTATTGATTATTATCCTGTGGATCTGGGGCTATTTTCAGAAAAACCTTTTGAATTACTTACAATTCAGGAAGATTTAGTTATTAATATATCTCAGAAAGGCCTTATTGAAAAAGAAATAGGACTAAGAGATTATCTTGTGGGAAATGAATTTGATAGAATTTTTATAAATAAATTTAATAGTTTTTCTAAATTAGAGAACTACCTATCCATAAACAATGAAAGTCTTCAAGGCTTAACAAGAAAAAGCAATAAAGAAATTGCTTCTTTTTTGAATTTTAGTATCACTGAATTTAAAAATTCAGATAGAAAAGAAAAGAAAAAATTACAAAAAGAATTTGAGTTAAAAAATTACTTGAATGAAACTCAAAATGGCGATTATCCAACACCGTATGTTTATGAGTATACGAATATCAACCACTTTAAAATAGATAATTATGATGGCTATATAAATTTAAGTTCAATAACCAAAAATAATTTCCAAAGACCAAGAGATGTTAAAATATTTGAGGGGAACAAAATTTTAATTACAAGAGTTGGAGATAGAATAAAGGCAGTTTATACTCCTAATAATATTGTTTTTTCTGTAAATGTTTTTGGAATTAAAGTAAAAGAAGAAGGATTAAGCTATTTCATTGTTTCATTATTAAATTCATATTTAATTAATTACATTATAAACATAAGAGATAAAAAACGATTTGGAGATAACTTACCAAGAATAGATGGGAGTATTCTAAAAAACATACCAATTCCTAAAGAATTAGATAAGGAGTTATTGATAAAAATATCATATTTAAGTCAAAAATTAACAGAGGGTAAATATGAATATTCAGAAAAGGAACAAGAGTTGAATGAGTTGATCTATGAAATGTACGAATTATCATATTGGGAAAAGCAAAGAGTAAAAGATTATTTTCTTCCGAAATCAAGAATTGGAAGAAAGAAAAAGGCTTTAGATAATTATAAGAATACGCTGAAAGAAATAGTAGAGTTTTATTTTGAAAGCCCTATAACCATAGAAGAAACATCGACAGATTTTCATTTAATTGTTGTAAAAATATCGTTTGGAAATAGCTCCATTAGTCCTCAAGTTGCTAAAACGAAGAAGTATTTGCTTAACGAAATATTTGAGCAAAATCCTAATGCCAATTTTTTAGCAAGTCAGGAGAAGATTTTTGGAAAAGACTGTGTGTATATCATTAAAGAAGATATAAATAAAAACTGGACAGAAACAAAAGCCTTTGAAGATGGTCAGGACATTTTAAGACACTTAATACCTAATGAGAATGGAAAGAGAGTACATTAGAATTAAGAAGCCCAAAAAGATTCCATTTGATATCCGCCTGTTACAAACTTTAGACGATGAGTTTTGGAAAAGTTGGGTGTTTTATTATTTGCTCGACTTTTATAAAAACTACGATAGTGCGGAACTAAAATCTAAAGTTGAAGAAGAGAAGAAAAAGAAGCCTGCAAGAATTGAACGAGAAATAGCAAAATTTGTGCGTCTCAAATTGAAAGCAAACAGAGAATTTGGTTTGAATTTTTCTGTAAAGGGAGAAGAAACAAATGATGAGAGTGTGGAGGGTAATTATGATATTACCATTCATAATACATATTGGAAAAATAAAGACTTCTACTTTGAATGTAAAAATTTAGACGGCAGTCAGAACTTGATAGATAAATATGTTTGTTACAATACATACAAAAAAGATAGCAATGGGCAAAACATTTTTGATGGTGGGGTATTACGATATTTCAATGGTAAATATGCCCAAGGTTTAAGCTTTGGCGGAATGATTGGTTTTATATTAGATGGAGATAGCAATAATATTAAGACAGAAATTCTGAAGAAGTTAAATAAAAAATTTCAGATTTCGCCCGAAGGAGATTTGATTAGTATAAAAGATAATTCAATAGAAGAAAACTCATTTACCTTTGATAGTCTCCATCAACGTAAAAATACAGAATTTACGATACATCATTTGCTTTTTGATTTAGTAAAATAGAGCTCTGAAAGAACTTTTTCACTTACACAGATTATGGGATACTCCTGCATCGTTGAATTTTAGCACCCAAGACAAGTTGGAACAACGAGATCATAATAATGGAATCATTCTCATTTATTATTGTCGTTAACAGCATAATTTATTTATAACCAAGCAATCTCCTTTTGAGCAAGTTTATTTTCTTTCTAGTTTTATATGCTCTGTCTATTAAACCGAAGTTCAATCTCTCTCCAAAATTGCATTTTGATTCTTATTTAACCCAAATTCCGTATTAAAAATTTCTCAAAAAACGATTACAAGTGTGTGTAAAACAGTTTATGCTAAACAATAATTCAATGCGTAATTTGGGTTTAATTATCTTTTGTGGTCTTTTTGTTGTTACTGCATCGTTTCTGCCATCACACTAAAATAAGGCTGTTGGCTCCACAATTCTTTGTTTCCAATCACGTAACAGCGTTTTTTTGCACGAGTAAGAGCCACATTGAGCATATTAGGCTTTGAAGATGCCCATTGACGAGAACCAACTTTATCTGGATGACTTCCTAAAACAAGGAATACTACATCTGCTTCTTTTCCTTGGAATGTGTGAATCGTACCACATTGAACATTTTCGAAATTATTTAATGCTTCTCTGCATTTATCTGCAACTGCTTTAAAAGGAGATATTACATAAATATCCCCTAAATATGTTTTTCTTAATCCACTGATTTTTTCTTTGAGTAATTCAATTTCCTCATTAATAACTTGGCTATCTCCTGAACCATTACCAACAACATCAAACCAACAAGATTCACCAATATATTCTTGTTCGTTTTTATCTTTCGTGCCTTTTACCATTTGATTTTCGTACGCTATTTCATTGGCTATATCGACATTGGGTTAAAACATCTTCGGTGGGTTCTCAGTGGAAATCCAGTCCAAACATCTCCCATTTGTGTTCCGTATTTGGAAATTCTGTCGGCTAACTGTTGAGCAGAACCGTTGTATGGAGACCAAACAGAATCAATATTTTGATGTTTTATCAATCCATCAACCAAAGTTTTGGGAATAGTAACCACAGGCTCTACTTGTATTGGATCACCTACAATAACACATCGTTTTGAGCGTTGAATCAGACCTGCAACTGATTGAGGCGTGGCTTGTCCTGCTTCATCTATTAATAACCATCCGATTTGATTTTTTGCCATATTAGGAAACAATTTACTTGCCGAAGCTAATGATGTAGAAACCACTGGAACACAGAAAAAGAAAGTATCCCAAAGTGATTGTATTAGTTCTTCATCAATTTTCGCTCTACCTGTAATCATTTCAAAAAAAGAATTCAAATTATTTTTGAATTGTTTGGCGTTGTTAAGAATTGTATATTTATGAACTTCGAGAGCATTTAAAAATATTTCACTACGAAGTTTTGCTATAAATTCTGAATGATATGGAGAGAGTAAATGAATTT
Proteins encoded in this region:
- a CDS encoding TaqI-like C-terminal specificity domain-containing protein, which translates into the protein MNQVAFFSNLGFDFNIDLILKTIDFGENNTLSHKLKDSVFYYKNPNNTNTSFYLVTSSLETTELEQFRKYVWNKNDADIIFYYPNEADEVRMLYAKYSPKVSNNDSVLEVFSTTEKDLDTIEKIRHWQFDSGVFWLNYHSFIDKAKYKGIDKELVATLKGLKDQLSKLLILSISDDNKRNEVIQALIDRTLYIKYLEDNHIINSYFFSHYFNDDKLNYKKLLENNSNTDINKLYKIIHEIFNNALFDQPTIDDKYLTSEVRTLIASSFNHNVNTGQLRLFDFRFDVLPVEFISYIYEVFLSEKQKKNGIYYTPKKLAQLIVDDVIKEDKIGSILDPSSGSGMFLITGYQRLLEIAQKQGLEPEDTIEKIKYRTQLLSENIFGIEKELTAQRFTLFSLSLQIFNRIDPREIKEFIANELKENKKINLFSEYSFFQNIKHANTLNTSDKPFEDKVFSYIVGNPPFFEIPNTEEFKNEISFLNSHQVAISDDTKKVAKNVVGKSQISQCFFLKIKDWSNESTRFGFVSNSSNFDNDYSEVFQFYFYSHYGIEKIYELSRVKKILFEKARESVVAIIFTNNLDENNIIDYYPVDLGLFSEKPFELLTIQEDLVINISQKGLIEKEIGLRDYLVGNEFDRIFINKFNSFSKLENYLSINNESLQGLTRKSNKEIASFLNFSITEFKNSDRKEKKKLQKEFELKNYLNETQNGDYPTPYVYEYTNINHFKIDNYDGYINLSSITKNNFQRPRDVKIFEGNKILITRVGDRIKAVYTPNNIVFSVNVFGIKVKEEGLSYFIVSLLNSYLINYIINIRDKKRFGDNLPRIDGSILKNIPIPKELDKELLIKISYLSQKLTEGKYEYSEKEQELNELIYEMYELSYWEKQRVKDYFLPKSRIGRKKKALDNYKNTLKEIVEFYFESPITIEETSTDFHLIVVKISFGNSSISPQVAKTKKYLLNEIFEQNPNANFLASQEKIFGKDCVYIIKEDINKNWTETKAFEDGQDILRHLIPNENGKRVH
- a CDS encoding DEAD/DEAH box helicase, whose translation is MANEIAYENQMVKGTKDKNEQEYIGESCWFDVVGNGSGDSQVINEEIELLKEKISGLRKTYLGDIYVISPFKAVADKCREALNNFENVQCGTIHTFQGKEADVVFLVLGSHPDKVGSRQWASSKPNMLNVALTRAKKRCYVIGNKELWSQQPYFSVMAETMQ